From the genome of Notolabrus celidotus isolate fNotCel1 chromosome 5, fNotCel1.pri, whole genome shotgun sequence, one region includes:
- the LOC117812212 gene encoding wiskott-Aldrich syndrome protein family member 3-like, translating into MPLVKRSIEPRHLCHAVVPDGIGNELECVTNNTLSAIIRQLSSLSTHAENVFGELFNEANTFYGRANSLQDRIDRLAVKVTQLDSSVEEVSLQDINMRKAFKSSTVQDQQVLSKGSMPSSVAEMQNRSDRPPPLDALSAYRDDSQNAMKFYSDPSYFFELWKEKMLQDTEEKRKERRRQREQKRCVESNTIQREVKKVRKVRNRRQEWNMMAFDKELRPDHRHPQTLRRGASSEGSLSPDGRPDLPDYPIPPVPAHAVCNFAKSHDKPPSSPPVEHEYHSIDVNYKRGTYDSVVPPMNCSTRPPADYNSPPQPPAQGPTIPSAQTAFGFPPGALSPTALNGVSHIGPGFPLPPVPPQGLHMIPPPPGPPPPPLLPPAAPSHLAGCDEGGRGEVKPVRDARSDLLSAIRIGIQLKKVQEQQEQQNKREPVGNDVATILSRRIAVEYSDSELDDSELDENEWSD; encoded by the exons ATGCCTTTGGTAAAGAGGAGCATTGAGCCTCGCCACCTGTGCCATGCTGTAGTGCCTGATGGGATTGGCAATGAGCTGGAATGTGTGACCAACAACACGCTATCTGCCATCATCCGCCAGCTCAGTAGTCTAa GTacacatgcagaaaatgttttTGGGGAGCTTTTTAATGAGGCCAACACGTTTTATGGGCGTGCCAACTCTCTCCAGGACCGTATCGACCGCTTGGCCGTCAAGGTCACCCAGCTGGACTCTAGCGTGGAGGAGG TCTCGCTTCAGGACATAAACATGAGGAAGGCATTCAAAAGCTCCACTGTTCAGGACCAGCAGGTTTTGTCAAAGGGCAGCATGCCCAGCTCAGTGGCTGAGATGCAGAACCGCAGTGACAGGCCCCCACCCCTCGATGCCCTCTCTGCCTACAG GGATGATTCCCAAAATGCCATGAAGTTCTATTCAGACCCCTCGTACTTTTTTGAGCTCTGGAAGGAGAAAATGCTTCAGGACACTGAGGAGAAGCGGAAAGAAAGGCGGAGGCAGAGG GAACAGAAGCGGTGTGTGGAGAGCAACACCATCCAGCGAGAAGTGAAGAAGGTAAGAAAGGTGAGGAACCGCCGACAAGAGTGGAACATGATGGCGTTTGATAAAGAGCTTCGTCCAGATCACCGCCATCCACAGACCCTACGACGAGGGGCTTCATCTGAGGGCTCACTCTCTCCTGACGGCAG GCCTGATCTCCCAGATTACCCCATCCCTCCTGTGCCCGCCCACGCTGTTTGTAATTTTGCCAAGTCACATGATAAACCACCCTCCTCACCACCTGTGGAGCATGAATACCACAGCATTGATGTCAACTACAAGAGAGGGACCTACGACTCAGTAGTGCCCCCCATGAACTGCTCAACTCGTCCACCTGCAGACTACAA CTCTCCCCCTCAACCCCCTGCCCAAGGCCCGACCATCCCCTCAGCACAGACAGCCTTTGGTTTCCCTCCAGGTGCACTTTCACCAACTGCACTTAACGGAGTCTCACATATAGGCCCAGGCTTCCCGCTTCCACCCGTACCTCCCCAAGGGTTACACATGATCCCCCCTCCTCCaggccctcctcctccacctctccttccCCCAGCTGCACCCTCACACCTCGCAGGATGTGATGAAGGAGGCAGAGGTGAGGTGAAACCTGTGAGAGATGCAAGGAGTGACCTGCTGTCTGCCATCCGTATAG GCATCCAGCTGAAGAAAGTCCAAGAGCAACAGGAGCAGCAGAACAAGCGGGAGCCGGTGGGTAACGATGTGGCCACCATCCTGTCTCGACGGATTGCTGTGGAGTACAGTGACTCTGAGCTGGATGACTCTGAGCTGGATGAAAATGAGTGGTCAGACTGA